From the genome of Halomonas sp. I5-271120, one region includes:
- a CDS encoding HIT domain-containing protein, which produces MSDFTLHPRLAADTLPITDLPLCQVRLMNDARYAWLVLVPRRGDIREVYELSADDQAQLWKEATALGKALMAARKGDKLNLATLGNMVPQLHLHVIVRHQGDDAWPGPVWGQGSALAYDPTQEAAMRACLENCLKESGLS; this is translated from the coding sequence ATGAGCGACTTCACCCTGCACCCGCGGCTTGCCGCCGACACTCTGCCCATCACCGACCTGCCGCTGTGCCAGGTGCGACTGATGAATGACGCCCGCTACGCCTGGCTGGTGCTGGTGCCACGCCGCGGCGATATCCGCGAGGTCTACGAGCTGTCGGCGGATGATCAGGCCCAGCTATGGAAGGAAGCGACCGCGCTGGGCAAGGCGCTGATGGCCGCCCGGAAAGGGGACAAACTGAACCTGGCCACACTCGGCAACATGGTGCCTCAGCTGCATCTGCACGTGATCGTGCGCCACCAAGGCGATGATGCCTGGCCGGGGCCGGTGTGGGGACAAGGCAGCGCCCTTGCCTATGACCCCACGCAGGAAGCGGCGATGCGAGCGTGCCTCGAGAATTGTCTGAAGGAAAGCGGACTGAGCTGA
- the putA gene encoding bifunctional proline dehydrogenase/L-glutamate gamma-semialdehyde dehydrogenase PutA → MNEVTTPQDGNVSELRSRIRAHYAADEAAVLGGLVERIKLSEDDRRKVAAVGANYVERVRKETSPSMMEAFLAEYGLSTEEGVGLMCLAEALLRVPDAETIDDLIHDKIEPSDWGAHLGKSSSSMVNASTWALMLTGKVLENDPKGPVRALRGLVRRMGEPVVRTAVGQSMKILGRQFVLGQTIEEGMKNARELEKQGYTYSYDMLGEAARTDEDAVRYHKAYANAIAAIAKRAKGDVRGSPGISVKLSALHPRYEYTHRETVMAELLPRAQELVRQAAKANIGFNIDAEEQDRLDLSLDVIEELLADPSLKDWNGFGVVVQAYGRRAAPVIEALYEMAERYDRKIMVRLVKGAYWDTEIKLAQEMGVDTFPVFTRKVNTDVSYMACAQLLLDRRDRIYPQFATHNAHTCAAIVAMAGDDKDSYEFQRLHGMGESLHHIVKQSEGTHCRLYAPVGAHRDLLAYLVRRLLENGANSSFVNQVVDDSIPASEVSNDPVAEMQGLGETIASPSIRQPGELFAPERKNSRGFRINEPASIQSLIAGREAFADTTWTAAPMLAGSPAPQGPGRDALSPADASRVVGQVHEATPDEVASALDAAEDGFRDWSERPASERAAVLRRTADLYEEHFAELTVITTREAGKMIFDGIAEVREAVDFLRYYANDCERLEAEEPGKARGIFVCISPWNFPLAIFTGQIAAALAAGNAVLAKPAEQTPLIAARAVELMREAGLPEAALQLLPGDGPTVGGPLTSDSRIAGVCFTGSTEVAQIIHKALVQNAGPDAVLIAETGGLNAMIVDSTALTEQAVRDILISSFQSAGQRCSALRMLYVQEEARERLLSMLDGAMDALVIGDPWNTDTDVSPVIDADAKAEIGGYLDAQEKAGKVLKKLPVPNDGTFVSPAVVEVGGIEDLEREIFGPILHVATFKARDIDKVVDAINDRGYGLTFGLHTRIDDRVQQIVGRIRVGNVYVNRNQIGAIVGSQPFGGEGLSGTGPKAGGPLYVNRFRRTAAAERLEAPKGEAVSLGALQSALDGLDARNWAARPDRVEVLRKVLSGKGGVIRKALSETASLDMTPQTLPGPTGESNRLAMYAKGPVLCLGPTLDIAIAQAVQALGVGCPAVIVVPGATQAVQALKEAGVPVAALDGSIAAETLSKVKGIAAVAATGASDWNRELRLALAQREGPIVTLETQTIAPERYVVERHLCIDTTAAGGNASLLATAE, encoded by the coding sequence ATGAATGAAGTGACAACGCCCCAGGACGGTAACGTGAGCGAGTTGCGCTCGCGCATCCGTGCCCACTATGCGGCCGACGAGGCTGCCGTGCTGGGCGGGCTGGTCGAACGTATCAAGTTGTCGGAGGATGATCGCCGCAAGGTGGCTGCCGTCGGTGCCAACTATGTGGAACGGGTGCGCAAGGAAACGTCGCCCTCGATGATGGAGGCGTTCCTCGCCGAATACGGCCTCTCGACAGAAGAAGGCGTCGGCCTGATGTGCCTGGCCGAGGCGCTGCTGCGTGTGCCCGACGCGGAGACGATCGACGATCTGATCCACGACAAGATCGAGCCGTCCGACTGGGGCGCTCACCTGGGCAAGTCCTCTTCATCGATGGTCAACGCCTCCACCTGGGCGCTGATGCTGACCGGCAAGGTGCTGGAAAATGATCCCAAGGGGCCGGTGCGGGCCCTGCGCGGTCTGGTCCGCCGGATGGGCGAGCCGGTGGTGCGCACGGCGGTCGGTCAGTCGATGAAGATTCTTGGCCGTCAGTTCGTGCTGGGCCAGACCATCGAGGAGGGCATGAAGAATGCCCGCGAGCTCGAGAAGCAGGGCTATACCTACTCCTACGACATGCTGGGCGAGGCGGCGCGCACCGACGAGGATGCGGTGCGCTACCACAAGGCCTACGCCAACGCGATCGCCGCCATTGCCAAGCGGGCCAAGGGCGATGTGCGCGGAAGCCCGGGCATCTCGGTGAAGCTCTCGGCGTTGCATCCGCGCTATGAATACACCCACCGTGAAACGGTGATGGCCGAGCTCCTGCCCCGCGCCCAGGAACTGGTGAGGCAAGCGGCCAAGGCCAATATCGGCTTCAACATCGACGCCGAGGAACAGGACCGCCTGGACCTGTCGCTGGATGTGATCGAGGAGCTGTTGGCCGACCCGAGCCTCAAGGATTGGAACGGCTTCGGGGTCGTGGTGCAGGCCTACGGGCGTCGTGCCGCGCCGGTGATCGAAGCACTCTACGAGATGGCTGAGCGCTACGACCGCAAGATCATGGTGCGACTGGTGAAGGGCGCCTACTGGGATACCGAGATCAAGCTGGCGCAGGAGATGGGCGTCGACACCTTCCCGGTCTTCACCCGCAAGGTCAACACCGATGTCAGCTACATGGCCTGTGCTCAGTTGCTGCTCGATCGTCGTGACCGCATCTATCCGCAGTTTGCCACCCACAACGCGCATACCTGTGCCGCCATCGTCGCCATGGCGGGTGACGACAAGGACAGCTACGAATTCCAGCGCCTGCATGGCATGGGCGAGTCGCTGCACCACATCGTCAAGCAGTCGGAAGGCACGCATTGCCGCCTCTATGCGCCGGTCGGCGCCCACCGTGATCTCCTGGCCTACCTGGTGCGCCGCCTGCTTGAGAACGGGGCCAACTCCTCGTTCGTCAACCAGGTGGTGGACGACTCGATTCCCGCCAGCGAGGTGTCAAATGACCCCGTTGCCGAAATGCAGGGCCTGGGCGAGACCATCGCCAGCCCGTCGATTCGCCAACCCGGTGAACTCTTTGCGCCCGAGCGCAAGAATTCACGCGGCTTCCGCATCAACGAGCCTGCCTCGATTCAGTCGCTGATTGCGGGCCGTGAGGCGTTCGCCGATACCACCTGGACCGCCGCGCCGATGCTTGCCGGCAGTCCAGCGCCGCAGGGGCCTGGCCGCGATGCGCTGTCCCCCGCCGACGCGTCGCGTGTGGTCGGCCAGGTGCATGAAGCGACCCCGGACGAGGTGGCGTCTGCTCTCGACGCTGCTGAGGACGGCTTCCGCGACTGGTCAGAGCGGCCGGCCTCCGAGCGCGCCGCCGTGCTGCGCCGTACCGCCGATCTCTACGAGGAACACTTCGCCGAGCTGACCGTCATCACGACCCGCGAAGCCGGCAAGATGATCTTCGATGGCATCGCCGAGGTACGCGAGGCGGTGGATTTCCTGCGCTACTATGCCAATGACTGCGAACGGCTGGAGGCGGAAGAGCCCGGCAAGGCACGTGGCATTTTCGTCTGCATCAGCCCGTGGAACTTTCCGCTGGCCATCTTCACCGGCCAGATCGCCGCAGCGCTGGCGGCTGGCAACGCGGTGCTGGCCAAGCCCGCCGAGCAGACGCCCCTGATTGCCGCCCGTGCCGTCGAACTGATGCGCGAGGCCGGCCTGCCGGAGGCGGCGCTACAGCTGCTGCCGGGCGATGGGCCGACGGTCGGCGGACCGCTGACCAGTGACTCGCGGATCGCTGGCGTGTGCTTCACCGGTTCGACCGAAGTGGCACAGATTATCCACAAGGCGCTGGTGCAGAACGCGGGGCCGGATGCGGTGCTGATCGCCGAGACCGGCGGCCTGAATGCGATGATCGTCGACTCGACGGCGCTGACCGAGCAGGCGGTGCGCGACATCCTGATTTCATCCTTCCAGTCGGCCGGCCAGCGGTGTTCGGCGCTCAGGATGCTCTATGTTCAGGAAGAGGCGCGAGAGCGGCTCTTGTCGATGCTCGATGGTGCCATGGATGCGCTGGTTATCGGCGACCCGTGGAACACCGACACCGACGTCTCGCCGGTGATCGACGCCGACGCTAAGGCCGAGATCGGCGGTTATCTGGACGCGCAGGAAAAGGCCGGCAAGGTACTCAAGAAGCTGCCGGTGCCGAACGATGGCACCTTCGTCAGCCCGGCGGTCGTCGAAGTCGGTGGCATCGAGGATCTCGAACGCGAAATCTTCGGCCCGATCCTGCACGTGGCCACGTTCAAGGCGCGGGATATCGACAAGGTGGTCGACGCGATCAACGACCGGGGATACGGGCTGACCTTTGGTCTGCATACCCGCATCGACGACCGCGTGCAGCAGATCGTCGGGCGCATCCGGGTCGGTAACGTCTACGTCAACCGCAACCAGATCGGCGCCATCGTCGGCTCCCAGCCCTTCGGGGGTGAAGGCCTCTCGGGTACTGGGCCCAAGGCCGGCGGCCCGCTCTATGTCAACCGCTTCCGCCGCACGGCCGCCGCCGAGCGCCTTGAGGCACCCAAGGGCGAGGCCGTATCCCTTGGGGCGCTGCAGTCGGCCCTCGACGGCCTGGATGCGCGTAACTGGGCGGCGCGACCCGACCGGGTCGAAGTGCTGCGCAAGGTGCTCTCCGGCAAGGGGGGCGTGATCCGCAAGGCGCTCTCCGAGACCGCTTCCCTGGACATGACCCCGCAGACGCTGCCGGGGCCGACAGGCGAGAGCAACCGGCTGGCGATGTATGCGAAGGGCCCGGTGCTGTGTCTCGGGCCGACCCTCGATATCGCCATCGCTCAGGCGGTTCAGGCGCTCGGCGTGGGCTGTCCGGCGGTGATCGTGGTACCCGGCGCGACGCAGGCCGTGCAGGCGCTTAAAGAGGCCGGCGTGCCCGTCGCTGCGCTCGACGGCAGCATCGCGGCCGAGACGCTGAGCAAGGTCAAGGGCATCGCGGCCGTGGCCGCCACCGGTGCCAGCGACTGGAACCGCGAGCTGCGCCTTGCGCTTGCCCAGCGTGAAGGCCCCATCGTAACGCTCGAGACGCAGACCATCGCGCCGGAACGCTACGTGGTGGAGCGCCACCTGTGCATCGACACCACCGCTGCGGGCGGTAACGCCAGCCTGCTGGCGACGGCCGAATAG
- a CDS encoding sulfite exporter TauE/SafE family protein, which yields MTAFPSLYDALALIALGGLAGFINVLSAGGSMLTLPLLMFLGLPPQVANGTNRVSIVFQSLSAVGNFRRAGASQVGLSLRLAVPAVVGSLLGVWLALQVSDALFEAVLITVMAASALMMLLPQPQLETRPLTRERLTPLVYLAMFAIGVYGGFIQVGVGVLFIVVLYRLLKIDLAQVNVFKVFIILIYTLPALALFLYHDQVRWSYGLLLAVGSMSGAWLAVRVNMGPRGALWVRWLTLAMIGAIIVRLVIG from the coding sequence ATGACGGCATTCCCAAGCCTTTACGATGCCCTGGCCCTGATTGCCCTTGGCGGTTTGGCCGGTTTCATCAACGTGCTCTCGGCGGGCGGCTCGATGCTGACGCTGCCGCTGCTGATGTTCCTGGGGCTGCCGCCGCAGGTCGCCAATGGCACCAATCGGGTGTCGATCGTCTTCCAGAGTCTTTCGGCGGTGGGCAACTTTCGACGCGCCGGGGCCAGTCAGGTAGGGCTCAGCCTGCGCCTGGCGGTACCGGCGGTGGTAGGATCGCTGCTCGGCGTCTGGCTGGCGCTGCAGGTCAGCGATGCGCTCTTCGAGGCGGTGCTGATTACGGTGATGGCGGCCAGTGCCCTGATGATGCTGCTGCCCCAGCCGCAGCTCGAGACCCGGCCACTGACCCGCGAACGTCTGACGCCGCTGGTCTACCTTGCGATGTTCGCGATCGGCGTATACGGCGGCTTCATCCAGGTCGGGGTGGGTGTGCTGTTCATCGTCGTGCTCTACCGGCTGCTGAAGATCGACCTGGCCCAGGTCAACGTCTTCAAAGTCTTCATTATCCTGATTTACACCCTGCCGGCGCTGGCGCTGTTCCTGTATCACGACCAGGTGCGCTGGAGCTATGGCCTGCTGTTGGCGGTGGGTAGCATGAGTGGTGCTTGGCTTGCGGTGCGGGTCAACATGGGCCCTCGCGGGGCGCTATGGGTCCGCTGGCTGACGCTTGCGATGATCGGGGCCATCATTGTGCGTCTGGTGATTGGCTAG
- a CDS encoding entericidin A/B family lipoprotein, whose protein sequence is MTRLIALTFLTLFSVSLLAGCNTMRGAGEDIQQGGQAIEDAAES, encoded by the coding sequence ATGACACGATTGATTGCCCTGACGTTCCTGACCCTGTTCTCCGTGTCACTGCTGGCCGGCTGTAACACCATGCGCGGTGCCGGCGAGGACATCCAGCAGGGTGGCCAGGCGATCGAGGACGCGGCCGAAAGCTAG
- a CDS encoding acyl-CoA thioesterase — protein sequence MTVLMTPDMANFSGKVHGGAILKKLDEVAYACASRYSGHYVVTLSVDQVKFSQPIHVGELVTFLASVNHVGRSSMEVGIKVVAESIQERLIRHTNSCYLTMVAVDGDGKPAEVPPLPLETPIQQLRFEKAALRKKLRKQAEEEARQTQESYYAERQAALKASRTSAT from the coding sequence ATGACCGTGCTGATGACCCCCGACATGGCCAACTTCAGCGGCAAGGTGCATGGCGGCGCCATCCTCAAGAAGCTCGACGAGGTCGCCTACGCCTGTGCCAGCCGCTATTCCGGCCACTATGTGGTGACCCTGTCGGTGGATCAGGTGAAGTTTTCCCAGCCGATCCACGTCGGCGAGCTGGTCACCTTCCTGGCGTCGGTCAACCACGTCGGCCGCTCCTCGATGGAAGTCGGCATCAAGGTGGTCGCCGAATCGATCCAGGAACGACTGATCCGTCATACCAACAGCTGCTACCTGACCATGGTGGCCGTCGATGGCGACGGCAAGCCGGCCGAGGTACCGCCGCTACCGCTGGAAACCCCGATCCAGCAGCTGCGCTTCGAGAAGGCCGCACTGCGCAAGAAGCTGCGCAAACAGGCCGAGGAAGAGGCACGCCAAACCCAGGAAAGCTATTACGCCGAGCGTCAGGCGGCCCTGAAGGCTTCTCGTACGTCCGCTACGTAA
- a CDS encoding short-chain fatty acid transporter, translating into MLKFLSRPAVKLVERYLPDPYIFVLLLTLVAAVAAIAVERQTPLDVLRFWGDGFWNLLTFSMQMLLVLITGFMLANTPPVKRVLSGLAGKAKNAGSAIVLVTVVSLLASWINWGFGLVVGALFAKELARQVRVDYRLLVASAYSGFLIWHAGLAGSIPLTIATEGHFSVEQIGVIPTSETIFSWFNLAIVAVLLVSVPLVNRLMLPSEDESVYVDPALLEEEQETRVRITRPAERLENSRALAWLVGIPGLLFLLDHFVLRGGGLNLNVVNFLFLFLAIVLHRTPRRLLASLQEAIKGGAGIVIQFPFYAGIMAIMVQSGLAQTLSEAFVSFASAETLPFWSFISAGVVNLFVPSGGGQWAVQAPVMLPAAAALGADVPRIAMAVAWGDAWTNLLQPFWALPVLAIAGLKAKDIMGYCLIQLFISGAIIALGLTYL; encoded by the coding sequence ATGCTCAAGTTTCTCTCGCGGCCGGCCGTCAAGCTGGTCGAGCGCTACCTGCCGGATCCGTATATCTTCGTGCTGCTGCTGACGCTGGTTGCCGCCGTAGCGGCCATCGCGGTCGAACGTCAGACACCTTTGGACGTGCTGCGCTTCTGGGGCGACGGCTTCTGGAACCTGCTGACCTTCTCGATGCAGATGCTGCTGGTACTGATCACCGGCTTCATGCTCGCCAACACGCCGCCGGTCAAGCGCGTACTGTCAGGGCTCGCCGGCAAGGCCAAGAACGCCGGCAGCGCCATCGTGCTGGTGACCGTGGTCTCGCTGCTGGCCAGCTGGATCAACTGGGGCTTCGGCCTGGTGGTGGGGGCGCTGTTCGCCAAGGAGCTGGCTCGCCAGGTCCGCGTCGACTACCGCCTGCTGGTGGCCAGTGCCTATTCGGGCTTTCTGATCTGGCACGCAGGGCTTGCCGGCTCGATCCCGCTGACCATCGCCACCGAAGGCCACTTCAGCGTCGAGCAGATCGGCGTCATCCCCACCTCCGAGACTATCTTCTCCTGGTTCAATCTGGCGATCGTCGCCGTGCTGCTGGTCAGCGTGCCGCTGGTCAACCGCCTGATGCTGCCAAGCGAAGACGAGAGCGTTTACGTCGACCCGGCGCTGCTGGAGGAAGAGCAGGAAACCCGCGTGCGCATCACTCGCCCGGCCGAGCGCCTCGAGAACAGCCGCGCCCTGGCCTGGCTGGTCGGCATTCCCGGGCTGCTGTTCCTGCTTGACCACTTCGTGCTGCGCGGCGGCGGCCTCAACCTCAACGTGGTCAACTTCCTGTTCCTGTTCCTGGCCATCGTGCTGCATCGCACGCCGCGCCGGCTGCTCGCCAGCCTTCAGGAAGCCATCAAGGGCGGCGCTGGCATCGTCATCCAGTTCCCCTTCTATGCGGGCATCATGGCGATCATGGTGCAGTCAGGCCTGGCCCAGACCCTGTCGGAAGCCTTCGTCTCCTTCGCCAGTGCCGAGACGCTGCCCTTCTGGTCGTTCATCAGCGCCGGCGTGGTCAACCTGTTCGTGCCTTCCGGCGGCGGCCAGTGGGCGGTTCAGGCACCGGTAATGCTGCCGGCAGCGGCGGCGCTTGGTGCTGATGTGCCGCGCATCGCCATGGCAGTGGCCTGGGGCGACGCCTGGACCAACCTGCTGCAGCCCTTCTGGGCGCTGCCGGTGCTGGCCATCGCCGGCCTCAAGGCCAAGGACATCATGGGCTACTGCCTGATCCAGCTGTTCATCAGCGGCGCCATCATCGCGCTGGGCCTCACCTACCTGTAG
- a CDS encoding MATE family efflux transporter, which produces MSTQRTAAPRIWPLAWPIILSNITVPLLGLVDTAVVGHLPDSRYLAAVTLGAALFSFLYWGFGFLRMGTTGMTSQAVGREDDTEVRTLLGQSLVMAAVIGAGLILFSTPLIKLGLMLLDGSAQATALAHEYAGIRILSAPAVLANYAILGWFLGQQNSRVTLILMVLTNSVNIALDLWFVVGLGMTSDGVAWATVIADYTALIAGLWLVRGQLGALGGQLDRARLVALSAYQALFAVNAQLFLRTLGLLFAMAFFTAQGASQGDTVLAANAVLLQFIMLTSYGLDGFAHAAEALTGRAVGRARWDEFAAAVRSAGRFSLAIAAAAMLAFALGGEALIALLTDLPEVRATAATYLPWMVLMPLLAVWSYLLDGVFIGATATREMRNSIFVGLAVYLPLWWLTQPMGNHGLWLAFSTFMLVRSATLGAYYLHYRRYVWIAGGDHSR; this is translated from the coding sequence TTGTCCACTCAACGCACCGCTGCGCCGCGCATCTGGCCCCTGGCCTGGCCGATCATCCTCTCCAACATCACCGTCCCGCTGCTGGGGCTGGTCGATACCGCAGTGGTCGGTCACCTGCCGGACTCCCGCTATCTGGCGGCGGTGACGCTGGGCGCCGCCCTGTTCAGCTTCCTTTACTGGGGCTTTGGCTTCCTGCGCATGGGCACCACCGGCATGACCTCCCAGGCGGTTGGCCGGGAAGACGATACCGAGGTGCGCACCCTGCTCGGCCAGTCACTGGTGATGGCCGCGGTGATCGGCGCGGGGCTGATCCTGTTCTCGACACCACTGATCAAGCTGGGCCTGATGCTGCTCGACGGCAGCGCCCAGGCCACCGCACTCGCCCACGAGTACGCGGGCATTCGCATCCTCTCCGCGCCTGCGGTGCTGGCCAACTACGCGATCCTTGGCTGGTTTCTCGGCCAGCAGAATTCGCGGGTCACCCTGATCCTGATGGTGCTGACCAACAGTGTAAATATCGCGCTCGACCTGTGGTTCGTGGTGGGGCTAGGCATGACCAGCGACGGCGTGGCCTGGGCCACGGTGATCGCCGACTACACGGCGCTGATCGCGGGCCTGTGGCTGGTGAGGGGCCAGCTCGGCGCCCTGGGCGGGCAGCTCGATCGTGCGCGGCTGGTCGCCCTCAGCGCCTATCAAGCGCTGTTCGCGGTCAATGCCCAGCTGTTTCTGCGCACGCTGGGCCTTTTGTTCGCGATGGCCTTCTTTACCGCCCAGGGCGCCAGCCAAGGGGATACGGTGCTGGCGGCCAATGCGGTCCTTTTGCAGTTCATCATGCTCACCTCCTACGGCCTGGATGGCTTCGCCCATGCCGCCGAGGCGCTTACCGGGCGTGCCGTAGGAAGGGCGCGCTGGGACGAGTTCGCCGCCGCGGTACGCAGCGCCGGGCGCTTTTCGCTGGCCATCGCCGCCGCTGCCATGCTGGCGTTCGCGCTGGGCGGCGAGGCACTAATCGCGCTCCTCACCGACCTGCCCGAGGTGCGGGCCACGGCGGCCACTTACCTTCCCTGGATGGTGCTGATGCCGCTGCTCGCAGTATGGAGCTATCTGCTGGATGGCGTTTTCATCGGCGCCACCGCCACCCGAGAGATGCGCAACAGCATCTTCGTCGGCCTCGCCGTCTACCTGCCGCTATGGTGGCTCACCCAGCCGATGGGCAATCACGGGCTATGGCTTGCCTTCAGTACCTTCATGCTGGTGCGCTCGGCCACTCTGGGCGCCTATTACCTGCATTACCGTCGCTATGTCTGGATCGCCGGGGGCGACCATAGTCGATAG
- a CDS encoding YfhL family 4Fe-4S dicluster ferredoxin, with protein MSLMITDECINCDVCEPECPNGAISPGEEIYVIDPSLCTECVGHFDEPQCQQVCPVDCIPLDPARKETQEQLMDKYHTITAA; from the coding sequence ATGTCCCTGATGATCACCGACGAGTGCATCAACTGCGACGTCTGCGAACCCGAATGTCCCAACGGCGCTATCTCGCCGGGGGAAGAGATCTACGTCATCGACCCCAGCCTGTGCACCGAATGCGTCGGCCACTTCGATGAGCCTCAATGCCAGCAGGTCTGTCCGGTCGACTGCATCCCGCTGGACCCGGCGCGCAAGGAAACCCAAGAGCAGTTGATGGACAAGTACCACACCATCACCGCCGCCTGA